A window of the Dongshaea marina genome harbors these coding sequences:
- a CDS encoding HAAAP family serine/threonine permease, giving the protein MSIEHQSAANVAETQVEVATTHSKNWQKQDTTWMLGLYGTAIGAGVLFLPINAGIGGLWPLLVMLVLAFPMTYYSHRALCRFVLSGSSKKDDITEVVEEHFGRVSGQVITLLYFLAIWPILLMYSVAITNTTESFMVHQLGMTAPPRIILSLVLILALMGVVRFGQQMIVKAMSILVYPFVAVLMLLALYLIPNWSTELFTQASLTGSAAGEDGFWMSMWLIIPVMVFSFNHSPIISSFAVDQKQRYGKGADNKSSRILKYSHIMMLATVMFFVFSCVLSLNPADLAEAKAQNISILSYLANHFSTPVLAYAAPIVAFIAISKSFLGHYLGASEGLHGIIVKHLRNSKKTVKEKNLQRFVVLFMLLSCWIVATINPSILGMIETLGGPVIAMILFIMPMYAIHRIPALKSYKGKLSNVFITLMGLVAISAIIYGLFA; this is encoded by the coding sequence GTGTCAATAGAACATCAATCAGCCGCCAACGTGGCTGAAACCCAGGTTGAAGTCGCTACTACGCATAGTAAGAACTGGCAAAAACAGGATACAACCTGGATGCTGGGACTTTATGGCACAGCAATTGGAGCAGGCGTTCTATTCCTGCCGATAAATGCCGGTATTGGTGGATTATGGCCGCTGCTGGTGATGCTGGTTTTAGCTTTTCCTATGACCTACTATTCTCACCGGGCTCTGTGTCGCTTTGTTTTATCAGGCTCGTCAAAGAAAGATGATATTACCGAAGTGGTTGAGGAGCACTTTGGCCGGGTCTCAGGTCAGGTGATCACCCTTCTCTACTTCCTGGCTATCTGGCCTATCCTGCTGATGTATTCTGTGGCTATCACTAACACCACCGAAAGCTTCATGGTACACCAACTGGGGATGACTGCGCCTCCGAGGATCATTCTCTCCCTGGTGCTGATCCTGGCACTGATGGGAGTCGTCCGCTTCGGCCAACAGATGATCGTCAAGGCGATGAGCATCCTGGTTTATCCCTTTGTGGCGGTGCTGATGCTGCTGGCGCTGTATCTTATCCCAAACTGGAGCACTGAGCTTTTCACTCAGGCAAGTTTAACCGGCAGTGCAGCCGGAGAAGATGGGTTCTGGATGAGTATGTGGCTTATCATCCCTGTGATGGTGTTCTCTTTTAACCACTCCCCTATCATCTCCTCCTTCGCCGTGGATCAAAAACAACGCTATGGCAAGGGCGCCGATAACAAGAGCTCTCGCATCCTCAAGTACAGCCACATCATGATGCTGGCAACCGTGATGTTCTTTGTGTTTAGCTGCGTTCTGAGCCTCAACCCTGCAGATCTTGCCGAGGCCAAGGCACAAAATATCAGTATCCTCTCGTACCTTGCCAACCACTTCTCAACCCCGGTACTGGCCTATGCTGCCCCTATCGTGGCTTTCATCGCTATCTCCAAGTCCTTCCTCGGGCACTACCTTGGAGCCAGCGAGGGTTTACACGGGATCATAGTGAAGCACCTGCGTAATTCGAAGAAGACGGTTAAAGAGAAAAACCTGCAGCGTTTCGTTGTGCTATTCATGTTGCTAAGCTGCTGGATCGTCGCCACCATCAACCCAAGTATTTTGGGAATGATTGAAACCCTGGGCGGCCCTGTCATCGCTATGATCCTGTTTATCATGCCTATGTATGCCATTCACCGCATCCCGGCACTTAAGTCCTATAAAGGCAAGCTGAGCAATGTGTTCATCACCCTGATGGGTCTGGTTGCCATCTCTGCGATTATCTACGGCTTGTTTGCTTAA